A window of the Dickeya dianthicola NCPPB 453 genome harbors these coding sequences:
- the atpI gene encoding F0F1 ATP synthase subunit I codes for MSVSLYSGKIARLSLSLQLTVIFVVSAAFYVGGTKAGASALAGGLAAWLPNMVFILFAVRHQTDKPPEGRVAWSFVVGEALKMLFTIVLLVVALGVFHAAFFPLGLTYLVVLITQIVAPAVINRYRS; via the coding sequence ATGTCTGTATCCCTTTACAGTGGGAAAATAGCCCGGTTATCACTGTCGTTGCAGCTAACGGTGATTTTCGTTGTCAGCGCGGCGTTCTACGTCGGCGGCACTAAGGCGGGCGCTTCCGCACTGGCTGGGGGGTTGGCAGCCTGGCTGCCAAACATGGTGTTCATACTGTTTGCCGTACGGCATCAGACGGACAAGCCACCGGAAGGTCGGGTAGCCTGGTCGTTTGTGGTTGGGGAAGCGCTGAAAATGCTCTTCACCATCGTGCTGTTGGTGGTGGCGTTGGGTGTATTTCATGCGGCGTTTTTTCCGCTTGGCCTGACGTACTTAGTGGTGCTGATCACGCAGATCGTGGCACCGGCTGTAATTAACCGTTACCGTAGTTAA